A genomic window from Brachyspira sp. SAP_772 includes:
- a CDS encoding glycosyltransferase family 2 protein: MVSVVIPVYNTDKYLSHCLDSLIKQTIDKIEIICVNDCSSDKSKEIIKEYSLKDKRIILIDNKIKHGAGISRNIGLNVARGEYVFFMDSDDYISNNFLQELYNTAKKYDSDYVSSLNIYDVIDSKEYVSHLNKVSFLGNDDLEGISSANIKNLSPTDKETIEESTWSKLWRREFLINNNIYYSSILCYQDTEQFFKSLIHNPRISFNHKPIYYYRQHIHTISTKKNTDINYFKTLFVLLRNCIDYYEEDYIPYLMKNFFDLSNRAIEKFADKNIALNIFIEELKLLNLDESYFINESEYLKYKDLISDYSPLVSKDYVYQYNF; encoded by the coding sequence ATGGTAAGCGTTGTAATACCAGTCTATAATACAGATAAATATTTATCTCATTGTTTGGATAGTTTAATTAAACAGACTATTGATAAAATAGAGATAATATGTGTTAATGACTGCAGCAGTGATAAGAGTAAAGAAATTATAAAAGAGTATTCTCTAAAAGATAAAAGAATAATACTGATAGACAATAAAATAAAACATGGTGCTGGCATATCTAGAAATATTGGTTTAAATGTTGCTAGAGGAGAGTACGTTTTTTTTATGGATTCTGATGATTATATTTCTAATAATTTTTTGCAAGAACTATATAATACAGCTAAAAAATATGATTCTGATTATGTTAGCAGTTTAAATATATATGATGTTATAGATTCAAAGGAATATGTATCTCATCTAAATAAAGTAAGTTTTTTAGGCAACGATGATTTAGAAGGAATATCTAGTGCTAATATTAAAAACTTATCTCCTACAGACAAAGAGACTATTGAAGAGTCAACTTGGTCAAAATTATGGAGAAGAGAGTTTTTAATAAATAATAATATTTACTATTCTTCTATACTTTGTTATCAGGATACAGAGCAGTTTTTTAAATCTCTTATTCATAACCCTAGAATATCTTTTAATCATAAACCAATATATTATTATAGACAGCATATTCACACTATATCCACTAAAAAAAATACTGACATTAATTATTTTAAAACATTGTTTGTATTATTAAGAAATTGTATAGATTATTATGAAGAGGATTATATCCCTTATCTTATGAAGAATTTTTTTGACTTATCAAATAGGGCTATAGAAAAATTTGCAGATAAGAATATTGCTTTAAATATATTTATAGAAGAGTTAAAATTATTAAACTTAGATGAAAGTTATTTTATTAATGAAAGCGAATATTTAAAATATAAAGATTTAATATCTGATTATTCTCCATTAGTTTCTAAAGATTATGTTTATCAATATAATTTTTAA
- a CDS encoding TetR/AcrR family transcriptional regulator, translated as MSKNIMNTNIPEEKKEAIINSSIEEFAKHEYKHAILENIAINANISKSLLLYHFKTKKKLYEYVYNYVSEYIEKIIADSNFYKIKDFFELMEYSFYKKLEMMEKHKSIFDFLIQGYFDESEDVKEIVNNNKKQIDINSYFKNIDKSKFRDDVDIKDIIEMITYTSEGYLQSRKKMTKKIDKEDMIKQYSKWMNMFKQIAYKKKYL; from the coding sequence ATGAGCAAAAATATAATGAATACTAATATACCAGAAGAAAAAAAAGAAGCTATTATTAATTCATCAATAGAAGAGTTTGCAAAACACGAATATAAACATGCTATTTTAGAGAATATTGCGATTAATGCCAATATATCAAAATCTTTACTACTATATCATTTTAAGACTAAGAAAAAATTGTATGAATATGTTTATAATTATGTATCTGAATATATAGAAAAAATAATTGCAGATTCTAACTTTTATAAGATAAAAGATTTTTTTGAACTTATGGAATATTCTTTTTATAAAAAATTAGAAATGATGGAGAAGCATAAATCTATATTTGATTTTTTGATACAGGGATATTTTGATGAGAGTGAAGATGTTAAAGAAATAGTTAATAACAATAAAAAACAAATTGATATAAATAGCTATTTTAAGAATATTGATAAAAGTAAGTTTAGAGATGATGTTGATATAAAAGATATTATAGAGATGATAACGTACACATCTGAAGGTTATTTGCAAAGCAGAAAGAAAATGACTAAAAAAATAGATAAAGAAGATATGATAAAACAGTATTCTAAGTGGATGAATATGTTTAAGCAGATTGCATACAAGAAAAAATATTTATAA